One window of Ziziphus jujuba cultivar Dongzao chromosome 5, ASM3175591v1 genomic DNA carries:
- the LOC107420615 gene encoding kinesin-like protein KIN-7N isoform X4: MEKICVAVRVRPPVTEESASGAYWKVDDNRISLQKLHDSPVSGASYAFDHIFDESCSNAKIYELLTRDIIRAVVEGFNGTAFAYGQTSSGKTFTMNGTEKDPGIIHRAVKDIFDRIQMTSDREFLIRVSYMEIYNEEIIDLLAVENQKLQIHESLERGVFVAGLREEIVNNAEQVLKLIESGEVNRHFGETNINVRSSRSHTIFRMVIESKEKDTNSVNHFYSSDAIRVSVLNLVDLAGSERIAKTGADGVRLKEGKHINKSLMILGNVINKLSDGAKNRGHIPYRDSKLTRILQPALGGNAKTSIICTIAPEEVHIEETKGTLQFASRAKRIANCAQVNEILTDAALLKRQKQEIEDLRKKLQGSQSEVLEQEILKLRNDLLKYELEREKLEMELKEERRSQKEREQRIREQQIKIDNLSSLVTSSDVHGNSSQEQDSGRYRITEDYNDSNSKSQGEPFRTPCFKAGPNAFVAKRSQYSTLPDCSPLPDTFSNVADEDTWLKMNRGYIADLDSIQMTPARKVQSFPSSDVTPDGSNKNYNQEVQNLKRQLELAIEERDELKRKHAEQLTLNDRLTCEISELQREAQLFQEIPQRLCECAANCKDIYVDVLSMTQSSISDGSSTAKLLSSMSEIGASLFTTLESHFSMALDGPRSFTENDFKEYRKVLFERFNSTIKSLVSSETQSIQNEQVTNLPCSGEYKGCAVGGEIGYWKENLSDELHTIKERYHDLEMELQSNNQLLEACKQRYDTLEAEFLLLKEERDSLHKMVSESSKELALVTDQKENVMKDFNTESHKRKGLEEKIKQFSVAFACRKMSLASFHGEFKSKIERLRAQNRVLALKSLEC; the protein is encoded by the exons ATGGAGAAGATCTGTGTTGCAGTTCGAGTGAGGCCTCCTGTAACGGAGGAATCGGCCAGCGGAGCCTATTGGAAGGTCGACGACAATCGTATTTCTCTTCAGAAGCTTCATGACTCCCCTGTCTCCGGGGCTTCTTACGCTTTCG ATCATATATTCGATGAAAGTTGCTCGAATGCTAAGATTTACGAGCTTCTTACAAGGGATATTATTCGCGCTGTAGTGGAAGGTTTTAACG GAACCGCATTTGCGTATGGACAAACCAGCAGTGGAAAGACTTTTACCATGAATGGTACTGAAAAGGATCCAGGAATTATTCATCGGGCAGTGAAAGACATATTTGACAGAATTCAAATG ACATCGGACCGTGAGTTTTTGATTCGAGTTTCGTACATGGAAATTTACAATGAGGAAATTATTGATCTTTTGGCCGTTGAAAACCAGAAATTACAAATTCATGAGAGCTTGGAG CGTGGTGTATTTGTTGCTGGTCTCAGGGAGGAAATTGTCAACAATGCTGAACAGGTGTTGAAACTCATTGAATCAGGAGAAG TCAATAGGCACTTTGGTGAAACAAATATTAATGTTCGGAGCAGTAGATCCCACACAATATTCAGAATG GTAATTGAAAGCAAGGAGAAGGATACCAATTCCGTTAATCACTTTTATAGTTCTGATGCTATTCGTGTCTCTGTCTTG AATTTGGTTGATTTAGCTGGGTCTGAAAGAATTGCCAAAACTGGAGCTGATGGAGTACGTCTCAAGGAAGGAAAGCACATAAACAAGAGCTTAATGATTCTTGGTAATGTGATTAACAAACTAAGTGATGGTGCAAAGAATAG GGGTCATATACCTTATCGTGACAGTAAACTAACACGCATACTTCAACCTGCCCTCGGTGGGAATGCCAAAACTTCAATTATATGCACTATAGCACCAGAAGAG GTACACATTGAGGAAACAAAGGGAACCCTCCAATTTGCTAGCAGAGCCAAGCGAATTGCTAATTGTGCTCAAGTGAATGAG ATTTTGACAGATGCAGCCTTATTGAAGAGGCAAAAACAAGAAATAGAGGATCTGCGTAAGAAGCTTCAG ggATCTCAATCCGAGGTGCTTGAGCAAGAGATCTTGAAATTGAGGAACGATTTGCTTAAG TATGAACTAGAGCGTGAGAAACTGGAAATGGAACTTAAAGAGGAGAGAAGATCGCAGAAAGAACGTGAACAGCGTATTAGGGAGCAACAGATCAAAATTGACAATCTCAGTAGTCTTGTAACTAGTTCAGACGTTCACGGCAACTCTAGTCAG GAACAAGATTCTGGGAGATATAGGATTACGGAAGATTATAATGACAGCAATAGTAAATCTCAAGGAGAACCCTTTAGAACGCCTTGTTTCAAAGCTGGTCCCAATGCCTTTGTTGCGAAGAGATCTCAGTATTCAACTTTGCCTGATTGTAGCCCTCTTCCAGATACTTTCAGCAATGTGGCTGATGAAGATACTTGGTTGAAAATGAACAGAGGTTATATAGCTGACCTTGATTCCATACAAATGACTCCTGCAAGAAAAGTTCAATCTTTTCCTTCAAGCGATGTTACTCCT gATGGTTCGAACAAAAATTACAATCAAGAGGTCCAAAATCTCAAGAGACAGCTGGAACTTGCTATTGAAGAGAGAGATGAACTTAAG AGGAAGCACGCAGAACAATTGACATTAAACGATCGTTTAACATGCGAGATATCTGAGCTCCAACGAGAAGCACAACTATTTCAAGAAATCCCTCAAAGGCTTTGTGAATGTGCAGCAAATTGCAAAGACATTTATGTTGATGTTTTGTCAATGACACAG AGTTCTATATCTGATGGGTCTTCTACTGCGAAACTACTTTCAAGCATGAGTGAAATTGGTGCAAGCCTTTTTACAACTCTGGAAAGTCATTTTTCAATGGCTCTGGATGGCCCCAGATCTTTCACAGAGAATGATTTTAAAGAATATCGCAAAGTTCTCTTTGAGAGGTTTAATAGCACAATCAAATCATTGGTATCATCAGAAACACAAAGCATTCAGAACGAGCAGGTGACTAATCTACCATGCAGCGGTGAATATAAG GGCTGTGCTGTGGGAGGTGAAATTGGCTATTGGAAGGAAAATTTGAGCGATGAACTCCACACAATAAAGGAAAGGTACCATGACCTGGAGATGGAGTTACAGAGTAATAATCAGCTACTGGAGGCATGTAAGCAAAGATATGATACATTGGAAGCCGAGTTTCTTcttttaaaagaagaaagagattcTTTGCACAAAATGGTCTCTGAATCATCTAAGGAACTTGCACTGGTTACAGACCAGAAGGAAAATGTTATGAAGGATTTCAACACTGAATCTCACAAGAGGAAAGGTCTTGAAGAGAAGATAAAACAATTTAGCGTTGCTTTTGCCTGTCGTAAGATGTCACTTGCATCTTTTCACGGTGAATTTAAGTCCAAAATTGAGAGACTGAGAGCTCAAAATCGAGTTTTAGCACTCAAATCTCTGGAGTGTTAA
- the LOC107420615 gene encoding kinesin-like protein KIN-7N isoform X1, whose protein sequence is MEKICVAVRVRPPVTEESASGAYWKVDDNRISLQKLHDSPVSGASYAFDHIFDESCSNAKIYELLTRDIIRAVVEGFNGTAFAYGQTSSGKTFTMNGTEKDPGIIHRAVKDIFDRIQMTSDREFLIRVSYMEIYNEEIIDLLAVENQKLQIHESLERGVFVAGLREEIVNNAEQVLKLIESGEVNRHFGETNINVRSSRSHTIFRMVIESKEKDTNSVNHFYSSDAIRVSVLNLVDLAGSERIAKTGADGVRLKEGKHINKSLMILGNVINKLSDGAKNRGHIPYRDSKLTRILQPALGGNAKTSIICTIAPEEVHIEETKGTLQFASRAKRIANCAQVNEILTDAALLKRQKQEIEDLRKKLQGSQSEVLEQEILKLRNDLLKYELEREKLEMELKEERRSQKEREQRIREQQIKIDNLSSLVTSSDVHGNSSQVNPAKDCMLMDLLTVDGVLANFKTLKTEVKYASEEQDSGRYRITEDYNDSNSKSQGEPFRTPCFKAGPNAFVAKRSQYSTLPDCSPLPDTFSNVADEDTWLKMNRGYIADLDSIQMTPARKVQSFPSSDVTPDGSNKNYNQEVQNLKRQLELAIEERDELKRKHAEQLTLNDRLTCEISELQREAQLFQEIPQRLCECAANCKDIYVDVLSMTQSSISDGSSTAKLLSSMSEIGASLFTTLESHFSMALDGPRSFTENDFKEYRKVLFERFNSTIKSLVSSETQSIQNEQVTNLPCSGEYKGCAVGGEIGYWKENLSDELHTIKERYHDLEMELQSNNQLLEACKQRYDTLEAEFLLLKEERDSLHKMVSESSKELALVTDQKENVMKDFNTESHKRKGLEEKIKQFSVAFACRKMSLASFHGEFKSKIERLRAQNRVLALKSLEC, encoded by the exons ATGGAGAAGATCTGTGTTGCAGTTCGAGTGAGGCCTCCTGTAACGGAGGAATCGGCCAGCGGAGCCTATTGGAAGGTCGACGACAATCGTATTTCTCTTCAGAAGCTTCATGACTCCCCTGTCTCCGGGGCTTCTTACGCTTTCG ATCATATATTCGATGAAAGTTGCTCGAATGCTAAGATTTACGAGCTTCTTACAAGGGATATTATTCGCGCTGTAGTGGAAGGTTTTAACG GAACCGCATTTGCGTATGGACAAACCAGCAGTGGAAAGACTTTTACCATGAATGGTACTGAAAAGGATCCAGGAATTATTCATCGGGCAGTGAAAGACATATTTGACAGAATTCAAATG ACATCGGACCGTGAGTTTTTGATTCGAGTTTCGTACATGGAAATTTACAATGAGGAAATTATTGATCTTTTGGCCGTTGAAAACCAGAAATTACAAATTCATGAGAGCTTGGAG CGTGGTGTATTTGTTGCTGGTCTCAGGGAGGAAATTGTCAACAATGCTGAACAGGTGTTGAAACTCATTGAATCAGGAGAAG TCAATAGGCACTTTGGTGAAACAAATATTAATGTTCGGAGCAGTAGATCCCACACAATATTCAGAATG GTAATTGAAAGCAAGGAGAAGGATACCAATTCCGTTAATCACTTTTATAGTTCTGATGCTATTCGTGTCTCTGTCTTG AATTTGGTTGATTTAGCTGGGTCTGAAAGAATTGCCAAAACTGGAGCTGATGGAGTACGTCTCAAGGAAGGAAAGCACATAAACAAGAGCTTAATGATTCTTGGTAATGTGATTAACAAACTAAGTGATGGTGCAAAGAATAG GGGTCATATACCTTATCGTGACAGTAAACTAACACGCATACTTCAACCTGCCCTCGGTGGGAATGCCAAAACTTCAATTATATGCACTATAGCACCAGAAGAG GTACACATTGAGGAAACAAAGGGAACCCTCCAATTTGCTAGCAGAGCCAAGCGAATTGCTAATTGTGCTCAAGTGAATGAG ATTTTGACAGATGCAGCCTTATTGAAGAGGCAAAAACAAGAAATAGAGGATCTGCGTAAGAAGCTTCAG ggATCTCAATCCGAGGTGCTTGAGCAAGAGATCTTGAAATTGAGGAACGATTTGCTTAAG TATGAACTAGAGCGTGAGAAACTGGAAATGGAACTTAAAGAGGAGAGAAGATCGCAGAAAGAACGTGAACAGCGTATTAGGGAGCAACAGATCAAAATTGACAATCTCAGTAGTCTTGTAACTAGTTCAGACGTTCACGGCAACTCTAGTCAGGTTAATCCAGCAAAA GACTGTATGCTGATGGACTTACTTACTGTGGATGGTGTGCTTGCAAACTTTAAGACCCTAAAAACTGAAGTGAAATATGCATCTGAG GAACAAGATTCTGGGAGATATAGGATTACGGAAGATTATAATGACAGCAATAGTAAATCTCAAGGAGAACCCTTTAGAACGCCTTGTTTCAAAGCTGGTCCCAATGCCTTTGTTGCGAAGAGATCTCAGTATTCAACTTTGCCTGATTGTAGCCCTCTTCCAGATACTTTCAGCAATGTGGCTGATGAAGATACTTGGTTGAAAATGAACAGAGGTTATATAGCTGACCTTGATTCCATACAAATGACTCCTGCAAGAAAAGTTCAATCTTTTCCTTCAAGCGATGTTACTCCT gATGGTTCGAACAAAAATTACAATCAAGAGGTCCAAAATCTCAAGAGACAGCTGGAACTTGCTATTGAAGAGAGAGATGAACTTAAG AGGAAGCACGCAGAACAATTGACATTAAACGATCGTTTAACATGCGAGATATCTGAGCTCCAACGAGAAGCACAACTATTTCAAGAAATCCCTCAAAGGCTTTGTGAATGTGCAGCAAATTGCAAAGACATTTATGTTGATGTTTTGTCAATGACACAG AGTTCTATATCTGATGGGTCTTCTACTGCGAAACTACTTTCAAGCATGAGTGAAATTGGTGCAAGCCTTTTTACAACTCTGGAAAGTCATTTTTCAATGGCTCTGGATGGCCCCAGATCTTTCACAGAGAATGATTTTAAAGAATATCGCAAAGTTCTCTTTGAGAGGTTTAATAGCACAATCAAATCATTGGTATCATCAGAAACACAAAGCATTCAGAACGAGCAGGTGACTAATCTACCATGCAGCGGTGAATATAAG GGCTGTGCTGTGGGAGGTGAAATTGGCTATTGGAAGGAAAATTTGAGCGATGAACTCCACACAATAAAGGAAAGGTACCATGACCTGGAGATGGAGTTACAGAGTAATAATCAGCTACTGGAGGCATGTAAGCAAAGATATGATACATTGGAAGCCGAGTTTCTTcttttaaaagaagaaagagattcTTTGCACAAAATGGTCTCTGAATCATCTAAGGAACTTGCACTGGTTACAGACCAGAAGGAAAATGTTATGAAGGATTTCAACACTGAATCTCACAAGAGGAAAGGTCTTGAAGAGAAGATAAAACAATTTAGCGTTGCTTTTGCCTGTCGTAAGATGTCACTTGCATCTTTTCACGGTGAATTTAAGTCCAAAATTGAGAGACTGAGAGCTCAAAATCGAGTTTTAGCACTCAAATCTCTGGAGTGTTAA
- the LOC107420615 gene encoding kinesin-like protein KIN-7N isoform X3, whose amino-acid sequence MEKICVAVRVRPPVTEESASGAYWKVDDNRISLQKLHDSPVSGASYAFDHIFDESCSNAKIYELLTRDIIRAVVEGFNGTAFAYGQTSSGKTFTMNGTEKDPGIIHRAVKDIFDRIQMTSDREFLIRVSYMEIYNEEIIDLLAVENQKLQIHESLERGVFVAGLREEIVNNAEQVLKLIESGEVNRHFGETNINVRSSRSHTIFRMVIESKEKDTNSVNHFYSSDAIRVSVLNLVDLAGSERIAKTGADGVRLKEGKHINKSLMILGNVINKLSDGAKNRGHIPYRDSKLTRILQPALGGNAKTSIICTIAPEEVHIEETKGTLQFASRAKRIANCAQVNEILTDAALLKRQKQEIEDLRKKLQGSQSEVLEQEILKLRNDLLKYELEREKLEMELKEERRSQKEREQRIREQQIKIDNLSSLVTSSDVHGNSSQVNPAKEQDSGRYRITEDYNDSNSKSQGEPFRTPCFKAGPNAFVAKRSQYSTLPDCSPLPDTFSNVADEDTWLKMNRGYIADLDSIQMTPARKVQSFPSSDVTPDGSNKNYNQEVQNLKRQLELAIEERDELKRKHAEQLTLNDRLTCEISELQREAQLFQEIPQRLCECAANCKDIYVDVLSMTQSSISDGSSTAKLLSSMSEIGASLFTTLESHFSMALDGPRSFTENDFKEYRKVLFERFNSTIKSLVSSETQSIQNEQVTNLPCSGEYKGCAVGGEIGYWKENLSDELHTIKERYHDLEMELQSNNQLLEACKQRYDTLEAEFLLLKEERDSLHKMVSESSKELALVTDQKENVMKDFNTESHKRKGLEEKIKQFSVAFACRKMSLASFHGEFKSKIERLRAQNRVLALKSLEC is encoded by the exons ATGGAGAAGATCTGTGTTGCAGTTCGAGTGAGGCCTCCTGTAACGGAGGAATCGGCCAGCGGAGCCTATTGGAAGGTCGACGACAATCGTATTTCTCTTCAGAAGCTTCATGACTCCCCTGTCTCCGGGGCTTCTTACGCTTTCG ATCATATATTCGATGAAAGTTGCTCGAATGCTAAGATTTACGAGCTTCTTACAAGGGATATTATTCGCGCTGTAGTGGAAGGTTTTAACG GAACCGCATTTGCGTATGGACAAACCAGCAGTGGAAAGACTTTTACCATGAATGGTACTGAAAAGGATCCAGGAATTATTCATCGGGCAGTGAAAGACATATTTGACAGAATTCAAATG ACATCGGACCGTGAGTTTTTGATTCGAGTTTCGTACATGGAAATTTACAATGAGGAAATTATTGATCTTTTGGCCGTTGAAAACCAGAAATTACAAATTCATGAGAGCTTGGAG CGTGGTGTATTTGTTGCTGGTCTCAGGGAGGAAATTGTCAACAATGCTGAACAGGTGTTGAAACTCATTGAATCAGGAGAAG TCAATAGGCACTTTGGTGAAACAAATATTAATGTTCGGAGCAGTAGATCCCACACAATATTCAGAATG GTAATTGAAAGCAAGGAGAAGGATACCAATTCCGTTAATCACTTTTATAGTTCTGATGCTATTCGTGTCTCTGTCTTG AATTTGGTTGATTTAGCTGGGTCTGAAAGAATTGCCAAAACTGGAGCTGATGGAGTACGTCTCAAGGAAGGAAAGCACATAAACAAGAGCTTAATGATTCTTGGTAATGTGATTAACAAACTAAGTGATGGTGCAAAGAATAG GGGTCATATACCTTATCGTGACAGTAAACTAACACGCATACTTCAACCTGCCCTCGGTGGGAATGCCAAAACTTCAATTATATGCACTATAGCACCAGAAGAG GTACACATTGAGGAAACAAAGGGAACCCTCCAATTTGCTAGCAGAGCCAAGCGAATTGCTAATTGTGCTCAAGTGAATGAG ATTTTGACAGATGCAGCCTTATTGAAGAGGCAAAAACAAGAAATAGAGGATCTGCGTAAGAAGCTTCAG ggATCTCAATCCGAGGTGCTTGAGCAAGAGATCTTGAAATTGAGGAACGATTTGCTTAAG TATGAACTAGAGCGTGAGAAACTGGAAATGGAACTTAAAGAGGAGAGAAGATCGCAGAAAGAACGTGAACAGCGTATTAGGGAGCAACAGATCAAAATTGACAATCTCAGTAGTCTTGTAACTAGTTCAGACGTTCACGGCAACTCTAGTCAGGTTAATCCAGCAAAA GAACAAGATTCTGGGAGATATAGGATTACGGAAGATTATAATGACAGCAATAGTAAATCTCAAGGAGAACCCTTTAGAACGCCTTGTTTCAAAGCTGGTCCCAATGCCTTTGTTGCGAAGAGATCTCAGTATTCAACTTTGCCTGATTGTAGCCCTCTTCCAGATACTTTCAGCAATGTGGCTGATGAAGATACTTGGTTGAAAATGAACAGAGGTTATATAGCTGACCTTGATTCCATACAAATGACTCCTGCAAGAAAAGTTCAATCTTTTCCTTCAAGCGATGTTACTCCT gATGGTTCGAACAAAAATTACAATCAAGAGGTCCAAAATCTCAAGAGACAGCTGGAACTTGCTATTGAAGAGAGAGATGAACTTAAG AGGAAGCACGCAGAACAATTGACATTAAACGATCGTTTAACATGCGAGATATCTGAGCTCCAACGAGAAGCACAACTATTTCAAGAAATCCCTCAAAGGCTTTGTGAATGTGCAGCAAATTGCAAAGACATTTATGTTGATGTTTTGTCAATGACACAG AGTTCTATATCTGATGGGTCTTCTACTGCGAAACTACTTTCAAGCATGAGTGAAATTGGTGCAAGCCTTTTTACAACTCTGGAAAGTCATTTTTCAATGGCTCTGGATGGCCCCAGATCTTTCACAGAGAATGATTTTAAAGAATATCGCAAAGTTCTCTTTGAGAGGTTTAATAGCACAATCAAATCATTGGTATCATCAGAAACACAAAGCATTCAGAACGAGCAGGTGACTAATCTACCATGCAGCGGTGAATATAAG GGCTGTGCTGTGGGAGGTGAAATTGGCTATTGGAAGGAAAATTTGAGCGATGAACTCCACACAATAAAGGAAAGGTACCATGACCTGGAGATGGAGTTACAGAGTAATAATCAGCTACTGGAGGCATGTAAGCAAAGATATGATACATTGGAAGCCGAGTTTCTTcttttaaaagaagaaagagattcTTTGCACAAAATGGTCTCTGAATCATCTAAGGAACTTGCACTGGTTACAGACCAGAAGGAAAATGTTATGAAGGATTTCAACACTGAATCTCACAAGAGGAAAGGTCTTGAAGAGAAGATAAAACAATTTAGCGTTGCTTTTGCCTGTCGTAAGATGTCACTTGCATCTTTTCACGGTGAATTTAAGTCCAAAATTGAGAGACTGAGAGCTCAAAATCGAGTTTTAGCACTCAAATCTCTGGAGTGTTAA
- the LOC107420615 gene encoding kinesin-like protein KIN-7N isoform X2, whose translation MEKICVAVRVRPPVTEESASGAYWKVDDNRISLQKLHDSPVSGASYAFDHIFDESCSNAKIYELLTRDIIRAVVEGFNGTAFAYGQTSSGKTFTMNGTEKDPGIIHRAVKDIFDRIQMTSDREFLIRVSYMEIYNEEIIDLLAVENQKLQIHESLERGVFVAGLREEIVNNAEQVLKLIESGEVNRHFGETNINVRSSRSHTIFRMVIESKEKDTNSVNHFYSSDAIRVSVLNLVDLAGSERIAKTGADGVRLKEGKHINKSLMILGNVINKLSDGAKNRGHIPYRDSKLTRILQPALGGNAKTSIICTIAPEEVHIEETKGTLQFASRAKRIANCAQVNEILTDAALLKRQKQEIEDLRKKLQGSQSEVLEQEILKLRNDLLKYELEREKLEMELKEERRSQKEREQRIREQQIKIDNLSSLVTSSDVHGNSSQDCMLMDLLTVDGVLANFKTLKTEVKYASEEQDSGRYRITEDYNDSNSKSQGEPFRTPCFKAGPNAFVAKRSQYSTLPDCSPLPDTFSNVADEDTWLKMNRGYIADLDSIQMTPARKVQSFPSSDVTPDGSNKNYNQEVQNLKRQLELAIEERDELKRKHAEQLTLNDRLTCEISELQREAQLFQEIPQRLCECAANCKDIYVDVLSMTQSSISDGSSTAKLLSSMSEIGASLFTTLESHFSMALDGPRSFTENDFKEYRKVLFERFNSTIKSLVSSETQSIQNEQVTNLPCSGEYKGCAVGGEIGYWKENLSDELHTIKERYHDLEMELQSNNQLLEACKQRYDTLEAEFLLLKEERDSLHKMVSESSKELALVTDQKENVMKDFNTESHKRKGLEEKIKQFSVAFACRKMSLASFHGEFKSKIERLRAQNRVLALKSLEC comes from the exons ATGGAGAAGATCTGTGTTGCAGTTCGAGTGAGGCCTCCTGTAACGGAGGAATCGGCCAGCGGAGCCTATTGGAAGGTCGACGACAATCGTATTTCTCTTCAGAAGCTTCATGACTCCCCTGTCTCCGGGGCTTCTTACGCTTTCG ATCATATATTCGATGAAAGTTGCTCGAATGCTAAGATTTACGAGCTTCTTACAAGGGATATTATTCGCGCTGTAGTGGAAGGTTTTAACG GAACCGCATTTGCGTATGGACAAACCAGCAGTGGAAAGACTTTTACCATGAATGGTACTGAAAAGGATCCAGGAATTATTCATCGGGCAGTGAAAGACATATTTGACAGAATTCAAATG ACATCGGACCGTGAGTTTTTGATTCGAGTTTCGTACATGGAAATTTACAATGAGGAAATTATTGATCTTTTGGCCGTTGAAAACCAGAAATTACAAATTCATGAGAGCTTGGAG CGTGGTGTATTTGTTGCTGGTCTCAGGGAGGAAATTGTCAACAATGCTGAACAGGTGTTGAAACTCATTGAATCAGGAGAAG TCAATAGGCACTTTGGTGAAACAAATATTAATGTTCGGAGCAGTAGATCCCACACAATATTCAGAATG GTAATTGAAAGCAAGGAGAAGGATACCAATTCCGTTAATCACTTTTATAGTTCTGATGCTATTCGTGTCTCTGTCTTG AATTTGGTTGATTTAGCTGGGTCTGAAAGAATTGCCAAAACTGGAGCTGATGGAGTACGTCTCAAGGAAGGAAAGCACATAAACAAGAGCTTAATGATTCTTGGTAATGTGATTAACAAACTAAGTGATGGTGCAAAGAATAG GGGTCATATACCTTATCGTGACAGTAAACTAACACGCATACTTCAACCTGCCCTCGGTGGGAATGCCAAAACTTCAATTATATGCACTATAGCACCAGAAGAG GTACACATTGAGGAAACAAAGGGAACCCTCCAATTTGCTAGCAGAGCCAAGCGAATTGCTAATTGTGCTCAAGTGAATGAG ATTTTGACAGATGCAGCCTTATTGAAGAGGCAAAAACAAGAAATAGAGGATCTGCGTAAGAAGCTTCAG ggATCTCAATCCGAGGTGCTTGAGCAAGAGATCTTGAAATTGAGGAACGATTTGCTTAAG TATGAACTAGAGCGTGAGAAACTGGAAATGGAACTTAAAGAGGAGAGAAGATCGCAGAAAGAACGTGAACAGCGTATTAGGGAGCAACAGATCAAAATTGACAATCTCAGTAGTCTTGTAACTAGTTCAGACGTTCACGGCAACTCTAGTCAG GACTGTATGCTGATGGACTTACTTACTGTGGATGGTGTGCTTGCAAACTTTAAGACCCTAAAAACTGAAGTGAAATATGCATCTGAG GAACAAGATTCTGGGAGATATAGGATTACGGAAGATTATAATGACAGCAATAGTAAATCTCAAGGAGAACCCTTTAGAACGCCTTGTTTCAAAGCTGGTCCCAATGCCTTTGTTGCGAAGAGATCTCAGTATTCAACTTTGCCTGATTGTAGCCCTCTTCCAGATACTTTCAGCAATGTGGCTGATGAAGATACTTGGTTGAAAATGAACAGAGGTTATATAGCTGACCTTGATTCCATACAAATGACTCCTGCAAGAAAAGTTCAATCTTTTCCTTCAAGCGATGTTACTCCT gATGGTTCGAACAAAAATTACAATCAAGAGGTCCAAAATCTCAAGAGACAGCTGGAACTTGCTATTGAAGAGAGAGATGAACTTAAG AGGAAGCACGCAGAACAATTGACATTAAACGATCGTTTAACATGCGAGATATCTGAGCTCCAACGAGAAGCACAACTATTTCAAGAAATCCCTCAAAGGCTTTGTGAATGTGCAGCAAATTGCAAAGACATTTATGTTGATGTTTTGTCAATGACACAG AGTTCTATATCTGATGGGTCTTCTACTGCGAAACTACTTTCAAGCATGAGTGAAATTGGTGCAAGCCTTTTTACAACTCTGGAAAGTCATTTTTCAATGGCTCTGGATGGCCCCAGATCTTTCACAGAGAATGATTTTAAAGAATATCGCAAAGTTCTCTTTGAGAGGTTTAATAGCACAATCAAATCATTGGTATCATCAGAAACACAAAGCATTCAGAACGAGCAGGTGACTAATCTACCATGCAGCGGTGAATATAAG GGCTGTGCTGTGGGAGGTGAAATTGGCTATTGGAAGGAAAATTTGAGCGATGAACTCCACACAATAAAGGAAAGGTACCATGACCTGGAGATGGAGTTACAGAGTAATAATCAGCTACTGGAGGCATGTAAGCAAAGATATGATACATTGGAAGCCGAGTTTCTTcttttaaaagaagaaagagattcTTTGCACAAAATGGTCTCTGAATCATCTAAGGAACTTGCACTGGTTACAGACCAGAAGGAAAATGTTATGAAGGATTTCAACACTGAATCTCACAAGAGGAAAGGTCTTGAAGAGAAGATAAAACAATTTAGCGTTGCTTTTGCCTGTCGTAAGATGTCACTTGCATCTTTTCACGGTGAATTTAAGTCCAAAATTGAGAGACTGAGAGCTCAAAATCGAGTTTTAGCACTCAAATCTCTGGAGTGTTAA